The genomic interval GGCCTCTGCTCTTTCCACGCAGGTCCTGGCCCGGACTCCAAAGCCTGCCTCCCGGCCGGGGCACAACCCAGCCCTTGGTATCCCCACCTGCACCCGAGCCGGTGGCCCTCCGGGCAGGCCtcccagggaggaggggctgcgGGAAGGGACCCTCACCTGTGTGGAGGCCAGGCCCTTCCCTCGGTGGGTCGGTGGGTCGGTGGGTCGGTGGGTCGGTGGGAAGGACTTCCCAGACAGGGCCCTGGTGGGCGGGATGTTTGCTCTGTGCTTCGTGGGTGTCGGTGGCTGCAGAGGGGCCCAGCCAGAGCAGAGGCCGGGCGGAGGAGAGAGCCGAGTGGGGTTCGGGGGGCGCCCCCCCACCACTAGGGCTCGGAAGGGGCCGTGGGTGGGGACGGGGGTCCGGCCCAGGCCCGGACGGAAGGGCTCCCGGCCCGGCAGGCAGGTGGAAGCAATTTTCGGTCACGCGGGGCGGGGCTGAACTGCCCTGCAAGACGGGGCCCCAAGTCTGTCTCCAGGAAGCAGCCCCACAGCCACATGTTCAAGGCCAGATGCAGCTCtggtctttgtttatttaaagatgCTGGAGCGCAGGGACTGTTTCTGAAGAGGGAGCAGAGGCAGATGCTTTCCGGGCGCCGCTCGGGGGGAGGCCCCGCGGCTGTCATCGCTGCTTCCCGGGTCCCTGGCCTTTCCCTGGCCTGGGGGGGCGGGAGTGGGCGGCGTGGCCCCGGGCGGTCCCTGGTCGTCATCGGTGTCTTCTGTTATTTGCTGGTTCCCCTTCCCGCGCAGTAGGAATCACGGCGCTTTGCGTGGCTGAGGACACGGGGAAGTTGAGCGTCCCTGCGGATGACCCACCCACACTCCCGTTTCTGGAATGTGTGAGCTGACCATCCTCGTTATGGAAGGGCAGGGGGCCGGGCACCCCCACCCCGTGTCAGCTCCCTCTGACACGCCTGTAAAGCAGAGGTGTGGCCGCCGAGGTGCGAGCCGGCTGGGGCCACTGGGGTTTggaggcgggggtggagggggagggtccGGTCACTTCCCCGGGAAGTGGAAACCGTTCATCCGAAGCCCCGCGGTGACTTTGTGGCCTGCTGCCTCCCAGGGCAGGGCCAAGAGGGCACCACCGTGcctcctccccccgccgccctgcCCCAGCACACACCAGGGTCCCGGGGCCGATGCCCAGGGGACAGGTCACGACAGCCAGTGTGCTTCCTTCCCGTGAGCTCGGGGTGCGCCGGGAGACCCGTGAGCGGCCCTGGAAAGGCCTCCACAGCGGTTGGGGGGGCGGGAAGAGCCTGGCCCCACCGGGGCTGAGGGGCTGGCCCAGCAGAGGTGTGGTGGGGCGTGTGTGGCACGTCTGGGGCTGCACCGGGACGCGGCCCGTGTGCTCCCGCCCCACCCTGGTGGGGACCGGTTCCACTGGGTGAGTGCCCCTCAGGTCCCCACTGGGTGCCTTCTGCTcgtcccttctctgggcctctgacCTGAGTGTGTGGACTCCTGAGGGCggccaggggaggaagggggacagggaggaaggtTCTGACCTACAAACTGCGGAAGCTGGAATTATTTCTAGAAGCTCTGTCCTATCTGCCCGTTCATAGACCTCGTCCTGGTCTGAGGGTGGGGGGCACACAGAGGCTGGGCAGGGAGAAGACCTCTCCCTCGGGGCCCAGTCCAGGGTGGGGGTGCGGGTAGGGAGCTGCCACAGGGCCTCGTCTGCCTGCCATCGCCCGGGAACAGATGGGCCCCGGGGGGAGCCTACTCTGCGTCCAGGGCTGCTGGCGGGTACCTGGGATTGAACACCTGTCACCCGGGAGTGACAGGAGTGACAGAACAACAAATGCTCGCTCCCCCCCTGGCTCACAGGTTGCCGCAAACACTTGACTGTTTGACCCCAAGGGTCCTGAGGCCTTCTGGCTGCAGCAGGTGTTGGGGCCGATTTGAGTcagggaaggaggtggagagggcccacctgggtgccctggggcagggaagaggagggctgggctgggggtcaACTCCATCCTGGAGCTGAGCGAAGGGCTCTGCGGCCcgtgccttgtgtgtgtgtgtggggggggggggggtgtctttagCGCTGGGGTGTTCCAAAGGGGTCTCTGGgcacctgagcctcagtttccccatctgagaaACTGGCGCGGTGGTCGGAACCACCCGAGGATGCAGGCACTTTGCAGATGGTTGTGTCCGGCCCCCTAACGCCCCCACTCTTCTCTCCGCAGCCCCCGAGGCAGCTCCTGGCTGCATTGGCGACATGGCCGACACCCCCAGAGATGCCGGGCTGAAGCAGGTGCCCGCGCCCCGGAACGAGAAGGCCCCCGCGGACTTCGGCTATGTGGGCATCGACTCCATCCTGGAGCAGATGCGCAGGAAGGCCATGAAGCAAGGCTTCGAGTTCAACATCATGGTGGTCGGTGAGCATGGGCCCCACACTGGGACCCAGCCCCGTGGGCCGGCCCCTCGGGCTCCGGGGCTCAGTCTGCCCTTGTGCAAAATGGGTGTGGACACGCCAGGCCTGCAGGGCGCGTGTGGCGTTGTGTGTGTGCCCGCGTGTCTGCCAGGGGGGCCCCAGCTTCACCCAcgcctctggggggggggggcgctcctCGTAGTAAGAACCCGAGACCACCCGGCTGGTCTCCGACCAGTGGCCTGCACCTTCTGCCGAAGCATCACCAGGCCCAGCCCTGGGTAGAGCTCTGGAGGCCTGGCTGGTGGCTTCCCGGTGGCCCCGCGAGAACCGGACGGCCACTCGGGGTCCCGTTCAGTCCTTGCAGAAACCCTGTGAAGAGGGTGCCCCACTTTATAGGCAGcgatgaggcccagagagggcctgATGAGGACTCAGCTCACAGAGCGGAGAGAGCGGGGGCTcagttcctcctcctcttcccacgGCAGGGCCCCCACCACTGAGACGcagctggggtgggagggcacCTGTTTGGGGGTTCCGCGGACCCAGGGTAGAATCCCGCTTTTGCCCGGACTGAGCTGCGTGGCGCTTGTCCTGTCTTCCCCGGGGCTTCTCCCTGCCTCGATTTTCTCATCCGTAAAACGGAGTGATCCTGACCCCAAAGGGCTGGGAGGGGCGAATCAGTTGTTACTGTGTGTGGCCCCTGCGTGGTCATGGGCGCTCGGGAAGCAGTAAGTGCTGAGGGTGATGATAATAACAGTtccgacctttttttttttattattaaaaaaaattattttaacatcgattcatttttgagacacaaagacAGCGGGAgcaggggtggcgggggtggggggtgcagagagagagggagacgcagaatccaaagcagctccaggctctgagccgtcagcacgttTGATGTCGCTCTGCCCCTGAGCGTGGCGGGGACACAAACAGGTGGTCCGTGGGGGGAGATGGACGGGGGAGGCGGATCCCTGGCCCGCTGAACAGCGTCTCCCGGGATTCCCGGCGTCAGCCTCCAGCATCCTGGGAGCCCCCGCTTTTCCTTGCCAGATGATCAAAGTTGGAAGATGggtgtaatttaatttttttaaatatattggttGGCACGGCCTGAGGCAGCTCAGGGAAGGGGTAAAGCGATGGGGCTCCAAGCGTGGGTCTTGTGTGCGCCTGTGAGGCATGCCTGGCACCCAGTACACACCCTGTAAGCACGGCGGCTGGTCCTTGTGGGCGCCCCCAGGTCATGGGCGGGGCCctggagctgggctctgtgcctgtttttccccctccatcAGATGGGAGGGTGGCAGCACCTGGGTGCGGGATGCGGAGGGTTACACAGCCGCAGTCAGGACAGCGCCCGGTGCGCATCGAGGGCTCTGTGAGCGGGACCTACGGgtcctcagcagcagcagcagcaaggccAGCCCTagattctgacagttgtgagcaGCAGGGACCTTCCAGCCACAGCTGAGTCCAGCACATCCCCCCTGCTGTGGGAGGGGACTCGGGTCAGGTGAGGTCTGGACACGCGGCGAGGCCAGGAGCGCTTCTGGGGCTCGGGGGCCGCCTGATGCCCCGGGGGCCCGCTGGCCAGTCAGCCTCTCAGCTGCAGGGTCTGTTGGTGTGGGCACCAGCCTGTGGCCGTCCCTGCTCTTGGCCCTGCACTTGGCCTCCCCTGTGCTGTTCTGCATCTCAGCTCCTGCTGGGTACTCTGGGTCCCTGCCCTGCTACAAGCCACCCACCACGAGAGCCGGGCCACCACCTGGGCATCCCGGCCCTTCTTCCTGACCGGGGTCCCCTGCtgaggggtgctgggggggggggcactgcccAGTTATCGCTGAATCGCAGGGCCCGCTGATTGGCTCCCGTCCCCTCCCCAGGGCAGAGCGGCTTGGGAAAGTCCACCTTAATCAACACCCTCTTCAAATCCAAGATCAGCCGGAAGTCCGTGCAGCCGACCTCGGAGGAACGCATCCCCAAGACCATCGAGATCAAGTCTATCACGCACGGTgagtgccggggtgggggggccgggggTGTCGACGCCAGGTCCCCTGAGCTGGGCATGTTGAAAGTCTGGCTCAGGGATGCCCTCCGGGACCCCTGCAGCCCTTGGTCAGATGGAGCCCCCTGGAGACACCTGAGTTTTCCACCAGACACCGTGGGCAGGGGGCTCCCCAGGATAACCGTTGCTGGCCCCTGCTGGGCTTTGCTCCTGGAGGCTGTCATCTCCCCGGCATCACCTGGGGAGTCATCGCTGGTCACCACCCATGGGCACCCCGTATAGGCCCCGGGGTAGGACCGGTCAGGTCCCTAGCAGGCGGGACCCGCGGGGTATCTGTAGGGGTCCGGGGTCTCCCCCTGAGCTCGGTGGGCGCTGTGATTCTGTGCAGATATCGAGGAGAAGGGCGTCCGCATGAAGCTCACGGTCATCGACACGCCGGGGTTCGGGGACCACATCAACAATGAGAACTGGTGAGGATCTGCGGGGGCTTCTCCTCCCGGGAGAAGAGCGCTCATGGGTGCCCCTGGCCTGCGGTGCTGCTAAACCCTCGGAGGCCCCCGAACCCCGAGaatcctgccctccctccaccaccccctgGGGTCGAAGGGCCGCGTGGGAGGCTGGTCTGGGGGCTCTCGGGTAGGGCTTTGGTCTCTGCTGGGAAAGCCCAGCAGCCCCGGCCCTTGTGGTAGAAGATGGGGTGCTGGGCTGGGATTCGGGGAGCTGGGGgcctgccggggggggggggacggggcggGCGCCGGTCCCGGTGCTGGCTGACGGGGGCCTCCCGTGCAGCTGGCAGCCCATCATGAAGTTCATCAACGACCAGTACGAGAGATACTTGCAGGAGGAGGTCAGCATCGACCGCAAGAAGCGCATTCCGGACACGCGTGTCCACTGCTGCCTGTACTTCATCCCGGCCACCGGCCACTCGTACGTCCCACGCGGGGCCTGGGGGGGTCAGGGCGGTTCTGTCCCGTCCCGGTTCAGAACCCCGTGCCCCGTCTGTGACTGCTGCTGTCGCCCCAGGGGAAGAGAGGGCGCCGCTCTGCTCCGGGGTGGGAGGGAACGTGCCCGCCATCCGGGACCCCGCGAAGCCACCCCCACACCCGCCGAGAGCAGGTGCCCGgtcgggggctggggggtggagggtaaGGCTGAGCTTCCGTCAGACTGTGGCAGGCCGGAGCCAGTGGGCGAGGTTCTGGGGGTGCCCTGGATAGCGGCCAGCCAGCCTGTCGCGGAGGCCCCGGAGCTGCTGGGTCCTTTCTCCGCGTCTCCCGCTTCTCCCTCCCGAGCGAAGCCCCCACCGCCACCTGAGCAATGACAGCCCCTCTCTGAGAGGACGCCTCGCCCAGGACCATGCTCAGAGCTGGTCTTGTCTCAGCCCGCTCCTGTCTGGCTCTTCCTCCTTGCCGTCCCTCACTTGTTGCTCGGCCGGCACTCAGCCCACGGCCTTGGCCTTGTTGACGTGCACCCACCCGGGAGCAGGCCGCCGTCCCTCTCTCGTCCCGTGCCCGTCCTTTCGCCCCCTGCCGGCCCAACATTCATCCAGGCCATTCTGTTccagccttaggcccctggacaTCGAGTTCATGAAGCGCCTCAGCAAAGTAGTGAACATCGTCCCCGTCATCGCCAAGGCCGACACGCTGACCCTGGAGGAGAGGGTCTACTTCAAACAGCGGGTAGGTCTCTCCACCTTCCTCCTCGCGGGGGGCGTCAGACACAGCACGCCGGGCTTTTCTTGGAGGAGAAAAATCCGAAACGGGTGGTCTCcaccgggggtggggtggggggcaggtggccgCACCTCCCTTCCCTGCCGTGTGGCCCCACTTCGGGCTGCTGTCGAGCAGGAGGATGCGCCTTGGGCTGCTGCTTCCACACGGCCACACGTCAGAACCACCTGGAGAACCGAGGCGCCGGGGCCCCGCAGAGCCTCCGTCCCAGTGGGCGTGAGCAAGGAGGCCCTTCGTTCTAATCCCCCAGGCTCCACAGGCCCCGATGCTGGGGATTTTCCCAGCATGCTTAGGGAAGGACTGTCTCCTGTGGCTGTGTCtgcaggagggagaaggaaggagaacgCCCCTTGAAGCTGCTCACGGGTGTGGGTCTGTGCTTAGGGCAGAAATGACGGCCGTGCACGGAATGTCGTGCATGGCGGGTAGCGGGTGCTGTAAAGGGCGGGGACAGTCGGGCCCGTGCGGCATCCGGGGTCTGCGGTGACAGAGGGTTTCCGGGTAGAGCTCGAGGGAGGACGCCGCAAACCCTGAGCTGCTGTCTTCGGGGTGGGATGAGCTGGAGAGAGTAGACAGCCCGGGGCTCAGGAACAGCGACCCGGCTCCCTCGGGCGGCTGCACGTCTCTCCTGGCGGGCCTGCAGCTGCCCCCCTCCACTCAAGAGGCACCAGCACTGGAGATACCAGGGTCGCCTGCCCCGGTAGAGCCTGCCCTTGACCCCAGGCCCGGGCCACTCGCTTACTGGAGGCCACAGCGTGGGCAGATACTGGCGGGCCAGTCCGGCTCGCTGTGCGGACGGCGCCCACATCTCTCCCCTCCGGGCCCCCAGATCACCGCGGACCTGCTGTCCAACGGCATCGACGTGTACCCCCAGAAGGAGTTCGACGAGGATTCGGAGGACCGGCTGGTGAACGAGAAGTTCCGGGTGAGCGGACTGGCCGGACGCCGTTCCCAGAGGCCCCTCGGTTCCTGCCAGAGGACACGGCGGGGTCTCCTAGCCCTGTCCGGGGGGACTGGGGTCACGGGTGTGATGGCCTTGAGCCGTGAGAACGCGGTCTCTGGGCCGGAAGGGGTCAGAGCCCACGTGGCCGCATGTGGCCGCCTCAGGCCAAGGGTCTCGGTGGTGGGGGGCCGCGGGCTCAGGGCCGCTCCTCCCAGGGGCCCCGGGCGCGGACCggcctgtgcacacacacgtgacCCGCGCTGCCCGTCCCGCCCGCAGGAGATGATCCCGTTTGCTGTGGTGGGCAGCGACCACGAGTACCAAGTGAACGGAAGGAGGATCCTCGGAAGGAAAACCAAGTGGGGCACCATCGAAGGTACTGGGTGCTCTGGGGACCGCGTCCATCGCTTTGCCCCACTCAGCCCCAGGGAGGAGGGCAAGTGGCTTGTCCAGGGCGGCCCGGCCGTTCGCTGATGGAAACGTACCTCCATCCCGACCGCCCACGGGGCAGGGGAACATCCAGAGAGGAAGCGCCCCGTGATCCCGCCGAGTTCTGGGTTTCCGGGGCTACCGATTCGGGGGCgcgctgtgtgaccctggacaaacTACCACACTTCTCTGGGCCTAGTGCGGGGGTGGGCTTCCGGCACCATCGGCTCCGAGAGCCAGGCGGCCCGCACCCCCTGCAGAATTTACTGAGACCCCCACATCTTCGCGTCCCGGGGCTGCTGTCACAAATTAGCACCGACTGGGTGGCTTGGAGCGGAGACATACCCtcctagttctggaggccagaggtcaagatgtcagcagggctggttccttgcGGAGGCCCTGAGGGAGGATGTGTTCCGGGCCTCCCTCCTGTGGCTGCCAGCCACCCTCCGCGTCTCCTGGCGCGTCCCCGGTCTCCGCTCCGCCTTCAGCCTTCTGACCGTGTCTGTCTTTCCGTCTCCTCGGAAGGACACTGGTCATTGCCTTAGTGTCCACCGGAAATCCAAGATGGCCGCCGCTTTGGTTCTTTACCTCAATGACGTCCTCAGACATTCTCTCCACATAAGCTGTCGCTCACGAGTATCTATGGGGTTCTGGCAGACACGGGTCAGCCGCTCGGGCGGTAACACCCTAGGTGGGCTGCACCCGGGCATTTCTCCACCGTCCGTTCTGTTCCTTCCTCCCGCTTTAGAACAGACGGGGGAGAAAGGACAGGTTGAGATGGGCCACTGTGTTCTTCGAGCCCGTGGCTGAGGGCGCAGTATCCAGAGGGCCTGTTCAGCAGCCATTCCCGCCCCTGGCGCTCTGTGAAATGGGGCAAGTCCCTTagctccctgccccagggcctcagTTTTCACCATCCTTGAAATGGGTACTATGGGCCGAGACTTTAGCAAAACGGAAGAATGTCCCAAAGACCTTGGAGCTTTGGGGGCGGCAAACGCTCTAAGCGTGGAGAGTCCCCAGACCTTCCTGGGGTACCCGGTGCTGGCGGGTTCGGTGCAGGGCGGTGTGTTCTAAACCAGCCTCTGCCTGGGTGTTCTCCAGCGTCTGCTGGTTCTGCCTTTCCGCAGCTCTCCCCCTCGTCTAAGGGCCTCGATCCCGGACGTGCCTCTGTGGGGGTCGCTCACCTCTGTGTCCCACGCGACAGTCTCTCCACCAGGCTTTACCTGGGCTCGTCCTGAAACGTTGCCCCTTAGGGCCCTTTTTTCACGGGCGCGTGGTTTGGAGGGTGGAGGGGTGTCCGACAAGAAAGGCCAGCGGGGACCTCCGAGAGGGTTGAGGGGCAGTCCAGTGACGGGCAcgcctctgctgccccctggtggccagcTCAGGCGCGCAGGAATCGTGGGGCTGGTTCCTGCCTCCGGCACCTGTGTTGGGGCCTCGAGCCCGCATATCCCGTGACCTGTGTGCCGTGGCACCTGCTCACCTTGACATTGTTCTGGGAAACCGCCCCCCAGCACCTCGTAAGGACGGTGGGGAGGTGGTGGGTGTCCCATCCGAGGAACCCGGAGGAGGCTTCTGCCCCATCTCGGAACCGTCGCACGTCCTAGAACACAGGTGGCTTCTTAATCCCCGGGACCCTGTGCACTGATGACTGGCCAGGGGACCAGCCGCCCTGTGCTCGCCCCCGGCAAGCGTGGTTGTTAAGCGCTTCTGCCTCGTTCTTGCCCACCCTGCCCCATCCCTGGTCTTGCTTCTTTGATCTTCTCTCCAACTTGCTGTGCGCCCTCCCGAGATATTTTACCCATCCTCGGAAACCGCCTGCAGCGTCTtcgggaggaaggtggggggtcACGAAGCACACGGTTAGCTCATCCAGGCCTCTCGTGTCCCTGAGAGGTGGGTGACATTTCCTCCCcgctttacagacaaggaaacggGGTGGGGGGTCAGAGAGGCCAGGGAACTTCCCCAAGCCAGGAAGCAGTAGCCACAGGCTCACATTCCCAGCTTCGGGGCTCCGTCCTTGCCACCGTTTCTCGCTGCTGCTCCACGTTAGGTGGCAGAAGGTTCTAGTGGGGGCCCAGCCCCGCGGGGGCGGGGACgtggggggaggagggtagaACCCAGGCAAGAGGCAGTGGGAGTAAAATCCAGACAGCTTGGCAAGGCGGAGGCACTTGGGGGTTTTGCGCCCCGACCCTGCCTGCCGgcttgtggggggcgggggggacagacTCGTGCCCACAGAGGAGGAGCCAGAGTGGTATCTCGTGGGGTGTGTGAAGACTGGATTAAATGTGCAGGGCCGGGCGCCTTTTCCGCCCTCCGCCCTCAGGGCAGACGGCGCCCCTCACCTCTCCACCGAGAGGTCTGCCAGTGCGCAAAGTAGAGCGACCACTGGGCCTGTCgctccctggggcctctgggtgtCACCGGGCAACGCGGGCCTTCCACGTTGCTGGTTCCATAGCTTGATGTAAATGGCGACGCACAGTACGCGTCCCCGTGCGTCCTGTGTGTGCGCGTGGGGAAGACACCCAGCGGGCCACTTTGGCCGCTTCTTTAAAATCCCAGCTCGacttcctgcctgcctctgtTACCCGCCCCTCCTGTCCTCCGGGATCCCCTGGGACGGGCTGCTCTTCCCAGGAGACCTCCCTGGTCCCCAGCGGGGAGCAGCGGCCTGCCTTACGGGAGCCCTCTCCCGACTGCTGCCCGGCTGATTCCTGGGCCGTGTCCCTGCTAGACAGAACCCTCTGGAGGACAGGAGCCCGGTCAGGCCCACCACGGTGGGATCCGTGGAACCGGGTGCCTGCCAGCTGCCTGGTGCCCGTGGATGAAGCAGGGACTCCTCTGCCGACCGGCCCAGCCTCCTCTGGGCACCAGGATCTACTGggttgggggggttgggggcaggggagaggcggggccggggcaggggcgTCCAGTGACTTTAAAGCCCGTTTTGTCTCCTCAGTTGAGAACACCACCCACTGTGAGTTCGCCTACCTGCGGGACCTCCTTATCAGGTGAGAGGGAGCTGTGGGGTGCTGGCCTTGGCCCCCTGAAGACCCCAGAAGGCCCTAAATCAGGAGCGTGGACTGTGGGGGAGCAGGCGGGGGTCCTGGACAGCAGCTagcacatccccccccccccccccccccccccaggaggacCTCGGAAGCCCGTGGTCTAAAACGCCTCCGGGGAAATGAAGCAGGAAGTGAAAACCCTTCTTAATCTGTATGATAAGATCCCCTGGACGGGAGGGGCCAGGTTCGGACTGCAGCTGCCGGAGCCCGTGAGATTCAGGGCCCCAGGGAGGGGTCCTTGTATGCCAGGCATGGGGGTGGTGTCTCCTGCGACCATCCCAGTGTCCCCGGACCCCACCGCTTGGACCCAGCAGAGGTTTCTCCTTGCCCGGAAGTAGCCATCCTCAGGCCATCGAGAGGGTGCCAGGTGGCTGGGCCTGGGCGAGTGATTGGAGAGGGCGGGGCTCCTGCTGTGGCTCCTGCGGCCCCCAGGTTAGGGGTGGGACGTGGCTTCCAGGAGTGACCCCACCGTGTTGGAGGGTCTGGCTGCGAAAGACCCCTACCGTAAGCCCTTCTGACCCCCCTCTCCAGTCTCTCCTGTTGGGCTGCAGGGGGAGGAGAGCCTGAGCACAGGACCGCAGGGTCGACCAGCACGCCAGCTCAGGCCGCTCCCCTGGACCGGTGGTTCTTCACTAGCCACTGGCCTGGTGCTTCTAGGTGGCAGCAAGGACAGGCCAGCCCTGTCCCCTCGGAGTGTGCACCCAGCCCGGACTGGCCACAGGCTTGACACAGAGGGGCGGGCGTGTGCATTAGTGTGTGCTCAGAGGGTCTGGGTTGCCACGGagactgccccccccacccctaccccgccCCATTGATGGGCTTTGGGAGCCCTCCTGAGGGCCCCCTGAGAgccaagtgggggtggggggggtggaagggggcAGGCGGTGGGAGTCCTGGGTcagcgcccgccccgcccccgcccgtgGCCTGCCCTGTGACCTCCccgtgcccccccgcccccaggacacACATGCAGAACATCAAGGACATCACCAGCAGCATCCACTTCGAAGCGTACCGGGTGAAGCGTCTACACGAGGGCAGCACGTCCAACGGCGTCGAGGAGAAGGGGCCAGAAGCCCAGGAGATgtagaccccccccaccccccaggacccccgccccccagtcccTTCCACCGCCACCCCCAGGCCCGCCCACACGCCccgttttattttatataatttcctcCGTTTGTCATCGTTCTCCGCCCCTTTACACGCTGCCCAGTAACAAGATGGCGTGTGCCCTCCTGAGTGTGTTCCTTGTTAGCCGCTGACTGTGGGGCCCGGATCGGGCGGGCCTCGGAGAGGAGGCCGCCTCTCTGGCCGTCCCGTGGCcaagaggagcaggagaggacCCGCTGATGAGGGCCAGCCCCCAACCCCGGGCCCGGCTCCTGGTGGCCCTCGGCCACAGCCTCCGAGCGTGGTGGCCGTGAGCGGCCGCCGGCCTGGTGACCTGgacccccttcctgccccctcctccctccgagGCCCCGGCCATAACTCAGAGCCCCCGCCCTTGCCCCACCCGAGGGCAGAATAGTCAATTCTGTGAGACGCAAGTTGCCAGTTGCTTAGACACGGGGAGGCCCGTTGGCTGCTGCCCGCCCGCCCACCTGCCCGCTCGTCCTGGAGCAGAAAGTGCCTTTATCTCAGCCGTCCACGAGCCagcgctccccacccccaccccccaccccaccgtccCCTCCACCGCAACTCGGGGCAGCGCGGGGAGACAGGGAGACGGGTCCTTATCTCTCCCTcgtccccccttcccccccgggATTGAGTcattcaaaggaaggaaaaggatgcACCCCACTCCAGCCCCCGCCCACCACGTCTGAGAAGGTCCGAGCAAGTGAATCTGGTGGAGATGCTGGGGCAGAAAGAGGTGGCAGGTGCGGGCAGCAGGGGGCCAGGCTCGTGCCGAGAGGCCCCAGTGGTCCCCGGGACCTCGCCCTGCACCGCCATCTGActgggagagtgtgtgtgtgtgtgtgtgtctgtctgcctgtTTAGACATCTCTCTGGCCCAAGATGCTCTGGTTCAGTTCTGCGTGGGTGGTCACCCCAGATACACATTCAGC from Panthera leo isolate Ple1 chromosome E1, P.leo_Ple1_pat1.1, whole genome shotgun sequence carries:
- the SEPTIN9 gene encoding septin-9 isoform X4, whose amino-acid sequence is MKKSYSALKRSFEVEEAETPNSTPSRRLPTPLLRATVASSTQKFQDLGAKNAEPAARHVDSLSQRSPKAALRRVELSGPKAEPVSRRTEISIDISSKQVENASTTGPSRFGLKRAEALGHKTLEPAPRRTEITIVKPQESAHRRMETPASKAPEVPAAPTSDAAPKRVEIQVPKPAEVPASPVPPQTLENSEHAPVSQLQSRLEPKPQPPAAEAPPKSQEAPEAAPGCIGDMADTPRDAGLKQVPAPRNEKAPADFGYVGIDSILEQMRRKAMKQGFEFNIMVVGQSGLGKSTLINTLFKSKISRKSVQPTSEERIPKTIEIKSITHDIEEKGVRMKLTVIDTPGFGDHINNENCWQPIMKFINDQYERYLQEEVSIDRKKRIPDTRVHCCLYFIPATGHSLRPLDIEFMKRLSKVVNIVPVIAKADTLTLEERVYFKQRITADLLSNGIDVYPQKEFDEDSEDRLVNEKFREMIPFAVVGSDHEYQVNGRRILGRKTKWGTIEVENTTHCEFAYLRDLLIRTHMQNIKDITSSIHFEAYRVKRLHEGSTSNGVEEKGPEAQEM
- the SEPTIN9 gene encoding septin-9 isoform X1 codes for the protein MKKSYSGVTRTSSNRLRKLGDPTGPALKRSFEVEEAETPNSTPSRRLPTPLLRATVASSTQKFQDLGAKNAEPAARHVDSLSQRSPKAALRRVELSGPKAEPVSRRTEISIDISSKQVENASTTGPSRFGLKRAEALGHKTLEPAPRRTEITIVKPQESAHRRMETPASKAPEVPAAPTSDAAPKRVEIQVPKPAEVPASPVPPQTLENSEHAPVSQLQSRLEPKPQPPAAEAPPKSQEAPEAAPGCIGDMADTPRDAGLKQVPAPRNEKAPADFGYVGIDSILEQMRRKAMKQGFEFNIMVVGQSGLGKSTLINTLFKSKISRKSVQPTSEERIPKTIEIKSITHDIEEKGVRMKLTVIDTPGFGDHINNENCWQPIMKFINDQYERYLQEEVSIDRKKRIPDTRVHCCLYFIPATGHSLRPLDIEFMKRLSKVVNIVPVIAKADTLTLEERVYFKQRITADLLSNGIDVYPQKEFDEDSEDRLVNEKFREMIPFAVVGSDHEYQVNGRRILGRKTKWGTIEVENTTHCEFAYLRDLLIRTHMQNIKDITSSIHFEAYRVKRLHEGSTSNGVEEKGPEAQEM
- the SEPTIN9 gene encoding septin-9 isoform X3; the protein is MERDRITALKRSFEVEEAETPNSTPSRRLPTPLLRATVASSTQKFQDLGAKNAEPAARHVDSLSQRSPKAALRRVELSGPKAEPVSRRTEISIDISSKQVENASTTGPSRFGLKRAEALGHKTLEPAPRRTEITIVKPQESAHRRMETPASKAPEVPAAPTSDAAPKRVEIQVPKPAEVPASPVPPQTLENSEHAPVSQLQSRLEPKPQPPAAEAPPKSQEAPEAAPGCIGDMADTPRDAGLKQVPAPRNEKAPADFGYVGIDSILEQMRRKAMKQGFEFNIMVVGQSGLGKSTLINTLFKSKISRKSVQPTSEERIPKTIEIKSITHDIEEKGVRMKLTVIDTPGFGDHINNENCWQPIMKFINDQYERYLQEEVSIDRKKRIPDTRVHCCLYFIPATGHSLRPLDIEFMKRLSKVVNIVPVIAKADTLTLEERVYFKQRITADLLSNGIDVYPQKEFDEDSEDRLVNEKFREMIPFAVVGSDHEYQVNGRRILGRKTKWGTIEVENTTHCEFAYLRDLLIRTHMQNIKDITSSIHFEAYRVKRLHEGSTSNGVEEKGPEAQEM
- the SEPTIN9 gene encoding septin-9 isoform X2, which translates into the protein MSDPAVNAQLDGIISDFEALKRSFEVEEAETPNSTPSRRLPTPLLRATVASSTQKFQDLGAKNAEPAARHVDSLSQRSPKAALRRVELSGPKAEPVSRRTEISIDISSKQVENASTTGPSRFGLKRAEALGHKTLEPAPRRTEITIVKPQESAHRRMETPASKAPEVPAAPTSDAAPKRVEIQVPKPAEVPASPVPPQTLENSEHAPVSQLQSRLEPKPQPPAAEAPPKSQEAPEAAPGCIGDMADTPRDAGLKQVPAPRNEKAPADFGYVGIDSILEQMRRKAMKQGFEFNIMVVGQSGLGKSTLINTLFKSKISRKSVQPTSEERIPKTIEIKSITHDIEEKGVRMKLTVIDTPGFGDHINNENCWQPIMKFINDQYERYLQEEVSIDRKKRIPDTRVHCCLYFIPATGHSLRPLDIEFMKRLSKVVNIVPVIAKADTLTLEERVYFKQRITADLLSNGIDVYPQKEFDEDSEDRLVNEKFREMIPFAVVGSDHEYQVNGRRILGRKTKWGTIEVENTTHCEFAYLRDLLIRTHMQNIKDITSSIHFEAYRVKRLHEGSTSNGVEEKGPEAQEM
- the SEPTIN9 gene encoding septin-9 isoform X5 yields the protein MADTPRDAGLKQVPAPRNEKAPADFGYVGIDSILEQMRRKAMKQGFEFNIMVVGQSGLGKSTLINTLFKSKISRKSVQPTSEERIPKTIEIKSITHDIEEKGVRMKLTVIDTPGFGDHINNENCWQPIMKFINDQYERYLQEEVSIDRKKRIPDTRVHCCLYFIPATGHSLRPLDIEFMKRLSKVVNIVPVIAKADTLTLEERVYFKQRITADLLSNGIDVYPQKEFDEDSEDRLVNEKFREMIPFAVVGSDHEYQVNGRRILGRKTKWGTIEVENTTHCEFAYLRDLLIRTHMQNIKDITSSIHFEAYRVKRLHEGSTSNGVEEKGPEAQEM